The Candidatus Dormiibacterota bacterium genomic sequence AGCCGATTGCGCAGGAGGACAGTGGGATGACAGCCGCCACACAGCCGTCGAAGCTCGTCGTCTTCTTCATGGAGAACCACACCGCGGACAACCTCTGCAGCGACGTCGCCGGCTTCGACGGCGACACCTCGCTGGCGCGGGCCGCCGACGCCCATCCCGATCAGCCCCACGACCGCCAGACCTGGCTGCACCGCGACCAGCACGCCGTGCGCGAGCGCTACACCCGCGCACAGCTCCCGCTGCTGCACCGGCTGATGGACGAGTACTGCGTCTGTGACCGCTACTTCTCCGACGTCGGCGCGAACTCCTTTCCGAACCACGCCTTCGCGATCGGCGCGGACGCGGGCGGCTCGACGAGCAACCCGCACCGTGGCACCGCACCGTTCCTCACCCATCCGGGAGTGATGGTGAGCCTCGACCGGGCACAGCGGTCCTGGGCCAACTACGGACACGGGTTCGCCTTCCAGTACTACACCGACCCGGCGATGCACGCCAACGTGCACCCGTATGCCCGGCTCGCCACCGACGCCGCCGGCGGCACCCTCCCGGATGTCAGCTATGTCTTCGGGCCGGCGGGACGCGACTTCCATCCCGGTGCGGGCAGCAGCATGGCGGCCTCCGAGCAGTGGCTCCTCGAGCAGGTGCTCGCCGTCGCCCACGGCAGGCGCGCCGACGGCGGTCCGCTCTGGGACGACGTGATGATGCTGATCACCTTCGACGACTGGGGCGGGTGGGCCGACCACGTCGAGCCGCCGGTGCTCGAGTCCGACGCCGCCGGGCCCTACCGGATGGGCTCGCGGGTGCCGATGATCGTGGTCGGGCCGTATGCGAGGCCGCGCTTCGTGTCGCACGTGCAGGCGTCGCACACCAGCATCGTCGCCTACCAGGAACGGCTGTACGGCCTTCCGCCCACCAACCCGCGCACCCGGGCGGCGGGGGAGACGGCGCTGAGCGACACCTACGACCTCACCCAGACGCCGCTGTCGCCGCCCTCCTCCGGCGGCGCCGCCGGCACCACGGGCCACGGCGGGCGCACCCACCCGACCGCCGCGCGAGGCGGGAGGATGTCCGCCTGAGGTCAGACCCTGCCGGCCACCTCGCGGGCCACCTGCACGATGCGCTCCGCCTCGGGATGGTGGCAGAGGGGAACGCAGCGGAACCACTTCACGGTGTCGGCGGTCAGGTGCCAGCAGGTGGTCGCGCGCAGCGAGGACGGCTCGCCGCTCGAGGGTCGCAGCGGGGGCGGCAGAGGCTCGTACCCGGGGCAGGCGGGCATCGCCTCCAGGGGGCCGAGGTCACGCGCGAAGAAGGGGCACCGCTGGAGGTCGTGCGGGACGGACACGTGTGGTCGCATGGCGATCTCCTCGAGGTCACGAGCGGCCGGTGACGACGGTCGACGCCGAAGCCTATCCGCTGTGGCGCCGGTTGCCAACTCCCCACCGCGATGCTGTCCGGACCGACAGCTGCGAGCGCCCAGAGATGCAGGTGCAGCAATGTATGTGAAGGGCATCAGCCAGGTGTGTGCGGACCCACCTGCACGCTGACCGCACTGGACAGGGGGCACAGGAAACAGCTACGACTCGCGGATGCGCAACCTGCTCCGCCACCAGTCGCAGCGCCGGTGCGCGCTGGCCGGCGCCGCCGCCGTCGCCGTGGGCGCCGGGCTGGTCTCGGCGATCGACGCCGAGCGGCGGTCGACGTCCTCGTTCGCGTCCACCGTCGCCTATCCCAACGCCGGCGAGCGTGCGCTGCTCGCCACCCTCCCGGGGTTCGTCCATGGCTGTCACCGCTTCGTCCAGGGTCTCGCCGTCGCCGGCGTGAGCTGTCTCGTCGGCGCCGACCATCCCGGTGCGGTGACGCTGAGCTACCAGCAGTTCGCCAACTTCGCCGATCTCGAGGCGCACTACCAGCGCGTGCTCACGGTGCGGGCGCGGGGGGCCGCGGTGCCGCCGGGCCGGTGCGCGGTCAGCCCGGACTTCCTCGCCTCATCCAGCTATCCGAGTGCCGGCCAGGCGCAGCCGCGCGCCGACGCCTCCGGCCACCTCCTCTGCTTCCAGGACCTGGGGGTGCCGAGGCTGGTCTGGACCAACGGCGGTCAGCTCATCCTCGCCCAGGCGACCGGCGACGCCACCGGCCCGGCGGCGCAGGCAGGTCTCCTCGACTTCTGGACCGGCGCGGGACCGGTACCGGTCCCACTGTCGCCGACCTCCTCACCGGCGCAGGTCGCCCGGCTCCTCTACGAGCGCTACCTCGGCCGCGAGCCCGAGAGCGACGGGGTCGTCGCCTTCTGGGCCGACCGGATGCAGGCGCTGGGGCTGGCGATCGTGCGCAACGAGTTCAGCGGCAGCAGCGAGGCGCGGTTCCACTTCACCCTCCCCATCGTCGGAGGCTAGCGCCCACCGGCTACGTCCGCCGGAAGGCCTGTGCCTCGAAGGCCGAGAACAGGTCCTGCACCACCTTGAGCCCGCCCGGCTGGAGGTGGTCCGGCTGCATCACATACACCGCCCGCGCCGGTGGCTGGCCGGGGCGGGAGTAGTCGAGCGGGGCGATCAGCCCGCTGGTGTCGACGCTGGAGATCCTCTGGAACGCCTGCAGCAGCGCGGGGCGGGTGAGCGACCCCGCGACGCATGCCGCGTCGAGCACCTTGTACATGATCTCGCCCTGGCCGTACCCGTACATCACGCCGCTGTTGTAAGGCTCGCCGGGATGGGAGGCCTCGTACTCGGTGCGGACCCTGGTCGGGACCGGTGCGGTGCTCGAGAAGGAGGCGTTGGACGCGACCACGAAGAACCGCTGCTCCAGAGCCGAGCGGCTGGCGGGGGCGTCGAGCAGTGCGGGCAGGAAGGTGGGGTTGCTGCCCACCACGGTGACGTCGGTGCTGGTCGACGACACGAACGCCGCCGCCGATGCCAGCTGCGTCGGGGTGGTGGTCATCAGCACGAACCGCGCCCCCGCAGCCCTCATCGCCTGCATCGGCCCCGACATGTCGGTCTGGCTGGTGAGGACCTTCGCCTCGACGAGCCCCAGGCCGTTGGCGCCGGCCGCCTCCCTGCTCCCCGCGAGCGCGTTCTCGCCGTACTCGCCCTCGAGGTAGATGTGGCCGAGCTTGTCGCCCGCCTTCATCCCCCGGTGCTTCATCAGCCAGTCGACCGCGTTGATCATCTCGAGGTCGTAGGTGGTGCCGCTGATGACCACGTAGGGGTTGGCGAGGAGCAGCGACGACCACGACACCGGCTGGGTGAGCACCCCGTCGATGGCGATCTTGTTGAGCAGCGCCGCCGTCTCCGGCGACCCCAGCAGCTGCTGGAAGGCGAGCACCTTGTCCTTGATCTGGGCGTAGAGGCCGACCGCGTTCTGGACGTTGTACCCATGGTCCTTGACCATGAGGTCCACCTTGCGGGCGCAGACCCCGCCGGCCTTGTTCTGGTCGTCCCAGAACAGCTGGGTGCCCTGGGTGATGCTCTTCCCGAGGCCCTTGAACGAGCCGGTGAAGTCGGTGAGGAGACCGAGTGTGATCGCGCTCGCCGTCACCCCGGGGCCCACCGGCAGGTTGGTGCTCGGGGCGAGCAGCGGCACCTTCCCCTCGCTCACCGCCTTCTCGCAGTCGAGGATCCCCCGCTGCGCCTCGGCGCGCATCAGGCCGTCCTGCGCATCCGGGGGCGCGTAGAGGATGTCGGCCCGGCGATCGGCCATGCCGAGGTCCATGGTGTGGCCCGCGGTGTGGTCGACGCCGGTGCGCAGGTAGTCGTAGAGCTGCTGGCTCTGCTGCAGGCACTGCGGGTACCGGGACGCGAGGCCTGCCTGCGAGGCGGGATCGCCACCGCAGCCCGCGATCGTGATCGCGAACACCACCAGGAGCAGAGCGCTCGACAACCTCATCCGGTCGACCTCCTTCATCGGTGCGCACCCGCGCATGGGTTGGGCTGGTTGGCGGCGCCCGATGCCACCCGGGTGGCCGCGCCCTGCAGGGGCTGCCAGGTGGCCCCGTCCCACGACCAGGTCTCCCCGGTGACGGTCAGCAGCAGCGGCCGCCGGCTGGCCGGGTCGGCGACCGCCGCCGCGGCACTCGCGGGCAGGGACGCGCCGCGGAGCATCCAGCCCGCCCCGTCCCAGGTCCACGTCTGCCCGCAGGGGCCGCCCGAGTCCGGTGGCGGCAGGAAGAGAACGAGCTGCTGGCTGCTCTGGTCGTAGGCGAGCGCGGCCCGGTCCGCCGCCGGTGGCGACGCGGCCGGATGCTCCTGCGCCCAGACGTGGCCGTCCCAGCTCCAGGTCAGCCCGGCGCCGGCGCCGCAGCCGTGACCGGTGACCAGGACCAGCGCACGGGTGGCGTCGTCGAAGGCCATCGGCGACGTGCACACCGACGGTGCGATGTCGTCGTGGTGGCTCAGCCAGGCGCGCTCCCTTCTGATCCAGGTGGTGCCGGCCGGATCGGCGGTTGCACCGGGCCCGCCGTGGAGGACGAGCGAGCCGGCGATCGGATCCCATGCCATCGCCGCACCGCTGCGAGGCGGCGGAGCCCCGGTGGCGGACAGCGGCTGCCAGTCGCTCCCGTTCCACGTCCAGCTGTCGCCCGCGGGCAGGCCGTCGGAGCCGAGACCGCCGAGCAGCAGGAGGCCACCGTCGTCCGGGTCCGACGACATCGCCGCGGCGCGGCGGGCGGAGGGGCTGTGCGCGGGATGCTGCTGCGACCAGTGCCCGCCATCCCACAGCCAGGTGTCGTCGAGCAGGGTGCCATCGCCGCCGCGGCCTCCGAAGAGCACCACCAGCTGGTGGACGTCGTCGCCGGCGAGCGCCGCCTCGGAGCGCGGCGGCGGCGCCCCGGCGGTGACCGGGGCGACCTGCCGGCCGCCGTGGAGTCGCGGCAGGGTGAGACCCACGCCCGCGCTGATCACCGCCACCGCGAGCAGCAGGGGCATGAGGACGCCGACCCGGCCGGCGAACCGCCGCTGGTGCCTGCGTGCGGTCGGAGCCGCCGTCGCGCCGGCGCCGCTGAGCGACGCCGGCGTGGGCACCGATGCGAGGAGGTGGGCGAACCACCGTTCGTCATCGTTCAGTTCGTCCGTCATCTGTGCTCGCGTGAGGGCGGCATTGCGGGACCTTCGCGCCACGTCGCTCCCGCTGCTCGCCCGGCTCCGGGGCCACACAGTATGCCGTCTTCGAGGTCCGGTTGTGGGAGGTGATGATGTCGCGGCTGGCGTCAACTCGGTGTTGAGCGGTCAACTCGTGCGACACACAGACGTCGATGACGTGCAATCGACGGCGGCATGTCAACCCGTGCGACAGTGTCAGGTGGTGCGACCCCTGACCTCGATGCGGGCGGGGTGATGCGTCACCAGCCGGCCGACCGCGAGCGCGGACGCGCCGAGGTCCGGCGCCGACGCCGTGTACGCGCCGACGAGCCCCCCCTGGTACAGCAGCACGACGCCGGTCTCGGTCTCGGTCTCCACGGTCACGGCGCCGTCGAGGCGCTCGTCGCCGAGGTGCTGGAGCAGCTGCTCGAAGTCGACGAAGCGCCCGAGCAGCCCGGTGGCGATCGGCGGGGCGACGAGCATCTGGGTGAGCGCCACCACCGCATCGGCGGTGAGCTCGACGATCACGAGGCGGGCGTCGCCGCCGTCCATGCGGCGACGCAGCTGCTGCACCGCGTCACCGCCGAGCACGGGCGCGTCGGTTCCGCACCACGCCTCGAGGATGCGCCCCTGCGCGAGCATCAGCACGCCGGTGAAGTCCCTGGCCTCGAGGCGAAGGTAGCCGGTGAGCCGGTCGGACTCGAGGGTGCGCATCAGCCGGTCGACGTCGACGAGGTCGCTGCTCAGGCCCGCGCAGAGCGGCGTCCCCGTGGGCAGGGGAAACCGCCGGCGCGGCGGCGCGACGGCCGCCCGCGGTGGCGTCGCCGGCGGGCGCCAGCTGTCCGCGGGCGGTGGTTCCGCCCGCCGGGGTGGCGGTCGCCGCCGGTCGGCCTCGGCGATCAGGTCGCCGGTCGACACGGTGATCGTCTCGTCGTGCGGCAGCGTCGCGCGGGGGTCGAACCGGAACTCGCCCTCGCCCCACGAGAGCGCGGCGATCACCGCCTCCGCGCCGCGCCCGGTGTCACCGGCGGCGTGGAAGATGTGGCCGAAGAGCAGGTGGAGCGAGCAGCGCGCGTCGGGCGACGTCACCACCAGCGTGCCGGTCGCGCGCTGCGACTGCATGTCCTGGAGAACTGACGCGAGACTCCGGCGCGCGAGAGTGCCCTGCGTCTGCATCCGCCTGTCCTCCCTGTCGCTCTCACGGTGCGCCGGCACCGAGCGCTGCACGGTAGCGCGATCACGGCGCCGTCACAACCGCGATCGCGTGCGACAGCCGACTCCTGTGACCGCACCGACGGCGTGGCTATGATCCGCCGCCGTCGGCGACCACGAGCGCGGAGGCAGCGGAGGGATGCACGGGCGATGGATGTTGGCGGCGGCGGTGCTGATCGCCGCATGCGTCGGTGCGCAGCCGCAGGCCGGCGCTCGCGCCGACCTCGGCATCGCGTCGGTCGGGGTGTCACTGACGCCCGACCATGTTGCCGCCGACGGCAGGACGACCGCGTCGGTTGTGGCCACGATCAGCCCGTCGCTCCCCGGCATCACGGTGACCTTCCGCAGCAGCGGCGATGCATCGCTGCGCAGCACCACCGCCACCACCGACGCGGCCGGGCAAGCGACCGGCGTGCTCACCGCGTCCACCACCCCGGGGAGGCAGACGATCACCGCGTCGACGGTGCTCGGCTCGGGGAGCGCCACCCTGACCCAGGACGGGGTGCGGCCCGTGGAGCTGGTGGCGCCGTCGGTGGGCATCGACGTGCCTGTCGTCGACGTCGGTGTGACCCCGCAGGGGGCGATGGAGGCTCCCCAGGGGCCCGCCGGCGACCTGTCGTGGCACCGGGCCTTCTGGCTGCGGACCACCTCGGTCCCGGGCCGCCCCGGGACCGCCACCCTCAGCGGCCATCTGGACGACCGCGAGGGCCGTCCCGCCGCGTTCTGGGCGCTCTCGCGGCTGAGCCCCGGGGCGCTGGTGACGACCCGGCTCAGCAGCGGGGAGTCGGTCCGCTTCCGGGTGACCGACGTCCACGTCTACACGGACGAGGAGGCCGGCTCACCGGCGGTGTCGGCGCGGTTCTACGGCGGCCCCGGCGACGGGCGCAGCCGTGGCCAGGCGCATCTCAGCCTGATGACGTGCACGGGGAGCTTTCGCGGCGACCGCGGTTACGACCACCGCTTCGTCGCGTTCGCCGACCGCGTGGATCCATGAGACAGGGGAGGAAGGTCATGCGAGCATCCACGTTCAGGTGGGCGGCGGGGCTGTCGGCGTCGGCGCTGCTGCTGCTCGGGGCGGCCCCCGCGGTCGCCGCGGAGGTGGCGCCGCCGGGCGCGCCGGATCCGGGCGGACAGGTCCTGGTGCCGGGAGGGCTCGGCATCGAGGACGTGCTGCCCGGGATCACCGGCGGGCAGGACATCGTGGTGACCCCGGCGCCGCCGGGGAGCTCGAGCGCCAGCGCGCTCCAGATCAACCCGATCAACACCTGCGTCGCCTGCACCTCCGCCTCCGCGGGCAACGGCTCGGCCAGCTCACGGGCGATCGCGGTGCGGTTGCTGGGAACCGACATCTCGGGCGGTGAGAGCAGCGCCGACGGCGCCACCGGGGGTGCGCTGCTGGCGCTTCCGGCGAACCCGCTGCTCGCGCTGGCGATCGCCGACTGGAGGGTCGCCAACAGCGTCGGGAGCACGTCGGCGGCCCACTCGCGCGCGGCGCTGGTCGACCTCGCGCTCGTCCCCACCGGGCAGCAGAGCGGCGGCATCCTCACCGTCGCGGTGCTCGAGGCCACCAGTGACGCCGGCGGCGGCACCCTCGCCTCGTCGGGGAGCGGCGCCGACAACGGCGTCGACCTCAACCTCGAGAACGGCGCGCTGGTGCTGCTCGTCCTCCATTCGGACGCCTCCAGCAACTCCACCGGCTCCGCCTACCTGGTGGGCATCAACGGCCAGCAGATCGGCAGCTCGCAGCAGACCGGCGGGATCCCCATCGCCGTGCCCGGCGTGGTGGGCGTCGTGCTGCTGCAGGTGAACGCCTCCGGGGGGAACGCGAGCTCGAGGGTGGGCACCGCGAGCGACCTGCTCGGCCAGCAGGGCCAGACCGCCGGCGTCCTCACCGCCGCGGCCGCCGGCGGGGCGGGCGTGACCACCCCCGCCACCCCGTCCCTCCCGGCCACCGGTGGGGGGGCGCCCCAGGGCGGCGCGGGTGTCGGCGTTCCCAGCGCGGGCACCGCCCTCGGCATCTCCGGGCTGCTCCTGCTGCTGGGGGGCGTGGCGCTGCTCACTGTGACCATGCGCCGGCGCCGCGCCTAGGCTCGGGGCCGGATGGACGGCGCGGACCGGGACGCCCTCAGCGTCGGCCAGGCGGCCGAGCTCTGCCGGCTGGGCCGGTCGACGATCCGCCGCGCCGTCCGGGAGGGGATGCTCGCCGGCTGGCGCACGTCGGGCGGCCACCTTCGGGTTCGCCGCTCCGACTGCGTGGCATTCGCGCGATCGCTCGGACAGGTCGCGGTCGTGCCCTCCGAGCCGAGCCCACCCGCTCCTGAGCGGGGAGTGCACTGACCAGGGGAGATCGTCACCCGCCCCCCTTCCTTACGGATCTGCAAGGAGAAGCGGGCCGGGGGCGACGCTGACGCGCCCTATACTGGTATGAGGCGATGGGGGACGGAGGAGTCAGGGGTTGGCGCGTCGCGAGGCACACCGGTCACCGGAGGAAGAGGCGACACCCCCTCCAACCCGGAGGTCGGCGAAGGCCGCCCCGGCGGGTCGGCGCACGCCCGCGGCGGGGCCGCCGGTGAGCAGCGCGCGGGCCGCCCAGTCCCGCGACCACGTCATCGGCCCGCTCGGCGGCCCGATCCAGCTCGGTGAGTTCACCGTCGACGGAAGCCAGCTGATGGTCGAGCGGAACGGTCAGGCCAGCTGGTTCACGCCGGCCGAGTGGCGGCTGCTCTGCGTCTTCCTCCGCCACCCCGGCGCCGTCATGACCCGCGAGGAGCTGGCCCAGCACGCCTGGGACGTGACCGACCCCGAGCGGCGCAGCACCGTCGACGTCTACATCTCGCGGATCCGGCGAAAGCTCGAGTTCGACGGCGCCGGCTCCGGCGACGGCGGCGGGCCGCGGCTCATCCAGACCGTCCGCCACCGCGGCTACCGGCTGGTCGCGGACGCCGGCGAGGTCGCCGGCGAGGTCGCCGGCGAGTCGGAGGACAGCGCCGCCGGCTGACCCCGGGCCTCAGGAACGGGTCGAGTCGGTCACCAGCGCGCGCAGCGCCGCGAGCTCGGAGGTGAGCGCCGCCGCGCGTTCCTCGGCGGCGCGGAGCGACCTGGCCAGGCCGGCGATGCTCACCGCATCCTGGTCGGCCTGGACCGCGAGCAGCCCGGCGCGCTCCTCGGCGACCTCGGCCGCCTCCTCCGCGGCCTGGCCCGCGTGGCGCTCCTCGGCGGCCTGGCGCTCGGCGACGTGCTCGGCGGCGGCCGCCTCGATGCTCGCGACCCGGGCCGACACCGCGTCGACCTCCGCCTCGACGAGCGCGGAATCGACGGCGTGGGCGAGCTCGGCGAGCCGGGCGCTGAGGGCCCGCAGCTCGGCGACGAGCCCGGCGCCGCCGTCCTCCTGGACCACCGCCAGCGGCACCGGGCCACCGGCGCCGGCGCGGCCGTGCCGTCTCCGCCGGTCCGCGGTCCGGCAGGTGTCCGAGCAGTACCGGCGCAGCGGCCCGGGTTCGGCGGTCGGGGCGAGGGCCCTCCCGCACCCCGGGCTCGCGCAGACGGGGGTGCCGGCAGCCTCCTGAGGCGTATCCATCGCCGTTATTCTGGCAGGGATTCGGCCTCGGGTGAGGGTTCGACACACGTTCCGGATGACGCGTGTCACCCGACTCGCGCTGCTTGCCAATCGCCGCTGGCCTTACTAGAATGTAATATTCAGGGCCGGGAACCAGTGGGTCGCGACGCTGAGGATTGCATCACTCCCCGTGATGCCGCAAACGGGGGCCTCCCATGCGGAACGCACCGGTTCAACGGTCAGGGCCATGAGGGGACACCACGCTCGCCGATCCGGCCTCCGGTTCGGGACGTGCGCCCGCTGCGGTGAGCTCTTCGACCTCCACAAGGAGCCGATGGAGGCGCGGGGACGGTACTGCTCCCTCATCTGCCTGACCGCGGCGCGACTCGGTCACCGCGCCGAGGTCGGGCCGGACCTGACCGTGTCCCCGAGTGCGCCGCGCGGGGCGACCGCGGGTCCGTACTGATGCAGGGGACACAGATCGCAACCGCAGTCGGCGTCCAGGCCACCATGCTGGCACGCTATCGCGTCCTCGCCGCTCGCAATCGCAGACTGCGCGCGCCACTTGTGGCCATCGACCGCATCATCGCGGCGCTGGAGGTGCGCCACCTCGCCGGCAGGACCACCATCGATCGCCACGTGTGCCGGCAGCTCGCCCACCTGTCGGTGCTGGTCCCGCTCACCGCCGAGGTCAGCCGGGCATCGGACACTCGGGTGCTCCACGCCGCCCTCCTCGACCTCCAGGAGCAGGTGCTCGAGGCGGTGCTCCCCTCCCGGCAGCTGTACACGCTGCAGGACGACCCGAGGTGACCCGTGCCCTCCGGCCGTCCGCGACGGCGGTGGGCGGCGCTAGGCGCTCAGCGGGTCGCCGGTCTCGGGTGGCAGCGTGAGGCGGTAGCCGGCCCCGCGCACCGTCTCGATCAGCGGTGCGCCGCCCTCCGCGGTCTCGAGCTTGCGCCGCAGCCGCGACACGTAGACCGCCACCCGGCCGAGCTCGCTGTCGAACCCGTCATCGCCGGCACCGCCGGCGAGCTGGGCCCGGGAGACGGTCTGGCCGGGGTGCTCGAGAAAGACGCGGAGCAGCCGCCACTCGCCGGGGGTCAGCTGGAGCGGCCGGCCGCCGTTCTTCACCGTCCTCCGCCACGGATCGATGAGCAGGTGTCCGAAAGTTCGGGCGCGGCCCTCCACGAAGACGGCGAGGGCCGGTGTACCGGGGCCGGCGGGTGCCATCGTGGTGACCTGGGCTCTCCATTCCTGCAGCCGCCGGGTGTACTTGTCGGCCTGGGCGCCGATCACGACACCGTCGGCCTCCGCCTCACCGCGGGCGTCCTCCGACATGCTGCTTCGCCGTCTCGCGGTGATCTCCAGCAGCTCCGCCTTGAAGGCCAGGAGCTCACTGTAGACGGCGATCCAGTGCGCGGCGTCCTCGGCGGTCGCGCCGACGGCCTCCTCGCCGGCCAGCCGTCCCGACTGGTCGCTGATGCGCGCGGTTGCGTCGGCGAGGGCACGCGCCCGCGCAGGCTCGCGACTGTCACCGTCCTCCGCGGCAGGCGTGACTCGCCGCCTCTTGTTCGGCCTGCTCACGGCCATGGCGTGGTTTCCTCCACGCAGAGCGGACGCACGCTCGCGTGAACCCCGAGGAGCTGAAACCCTTGCGCCGAACGGCCCACCCGTTCAGGGGTGCTGGTAGCGACCCGAACTGGGAACAGTATGCACCGATCTGTACAAACCCGTATCGAAGGGCCTGTGACGAAACGCCCGTGAGCCCTACCGATCGGTGATACCTCCCTCCGGGTCTCGCGGGCGGCGCGGGATCGTCGGGCCGGTGGACCCGGCGGCCGTCAGACCCGGGCGCGCGCTCAGTGGCTGAGGACGATGTCCATGGTGGCCGCGAGGACGGCCCATGCGCACACGAGGATGATCAGCGCGGACGTGACCTGCCCGGAGCGCGCCGACCGGCGCCGCCGGCGCCGCAGCGC encodes the following:
- a CDS encoding alkaline phosphatase family protein, which translates into the protein MTAATQPSKLVVFFMENHTADNLCSDVAGFDGDTSLARAADAHPDQPHDRQTWLHRDQHAVRERYTRAQLPLLHRLMDEYCVCDRYFSDVGANSFPNHAFAIGADAGGSTSNPHRGTAPFLTHPGVMVSLDRAQRSWANYGHGFAFQYYTDPAMHANVHPYARLATDAAGGTLPDVSYVFGPAGRDFHPGAGSSMAASEQWLLEQVLAVAHGRRADGGPLWDDVMMLITFDDWGGWADHVEPPVLESDAAGPYRMGSRVPMIVVGPYARPRFVSHVQASHTSIVAYQERLYGLPPTNPRTRAAGETALSDTYDLTQTPLSPPSSGGAAGTTGHGGRTHPTAARGGRMSA
- a CDS encoding ABC transporter substrate-binding protein, with protein sequence MRLSSALLLVVFAITIAGCGGDPASQAGLASRYPQCLQQSQQLYDYLRTGVDHTAGHTMDLGMADRRADILYAPPDAQDGLMRAEAQRGILDCEKAVSEGKVPLLAPSTNLPVGPGVTASAITLGLLTDFTGSFKGLGKSITQGTQLFWDDQNKAGGVCARKVDLMVKDHGYNVQNAVGLYAQIKDKVLAFQQLLGSPETAALLNKIAIDGVLTQPVSWSSLLLANPYVVISGTTYDLEMINAVDWLMKHRGMKAGDKLGHIYLEGEYGENALAGSREAAGANGLGLVEAKVLTSQTDMSGPMQAMRAAGARFVLMTTTPTQLASAAAFVSSTSTDVTVVGSNPTFLPALLDAPASRSALEQRFFVVASNASFSSTAPVPTRVRTEYEASHPGEPYNSGVMYGYGQGEIMYKVLDAACVAGSLTRPALLQAFQRISSVDTSGLIAPLDYSRPGQPPARAVYVMQPDHLQPGGLKVVQDLFSAFEAQAFRRT
- a CDS encoding kelch repeat-containing protein yields the protein MTDELNDDERWFAHLLASVPTPASLSGAGATAAPTARRHQRRFAGRVGVLMPLLLAVAVISAGVGLTLPRLHGGRQVAPVTAGAPPPRSEAALAGDDVHQLVVLFGGRGGDGTLLDDTWLWDGGHWSQQHPAHSPSARRAAAMSSDPDDGGLLLLGGLGSDGLPAGDSWTWNGSDWQPLSATGAPPPRSGAAMAWDPIAGSLVLHGGPGATADPAGTTWIRRERAWLSHHDDIAPSVCTSPMAFDDATRALVLVTGHGCGAGAGLTWSWDGHVWAQEHPAASPPAADRAALAYDQSSQQLVLFLPPPDSGGPCGQTWTWDGAGWMLRGASLPASAAAAVADPASRRPLLLTVTGETWSWDGATWQPLQGAATRVASGAANQPNPCAGAHR
- a CDS encoding DUF4388 domain-containing protein, with translation MQTQGTLARRSLASVLQDMQSQRATGTLVVTSPDARCSLHLLFGHIFHAAGDTGRGAEAVIAALSWGEGEFRFDPRATLPHDETITVSTGDLIAEADRRRPPPRRAEPPPADSWRPPATPPRAAVAPPRRRFPLPTGTPLCAGLSSDLVDVDRLMRTLESDRLTGYLRLEARDFTGVLMLAQGRILEAWCGTDAPVLGGDAVQQLRRRMDGGDARLVIVELTADAVVALTQMLVAPPIATGLLGRFVDFEQLLQHLGDERLDGAVTVETETETGVVLLYQGGLVGAYTASAPDLGASALAVGRLVTHHPARIEVRGRTT
- a CDS encoding sortase, with the protein product MLIAACVGAQPQAGARADLGIASVGVSLTPDHVAADGRTTASVVATISPSLPGITVTFRSSGDASLRSTTATTDAAGQATGVLTASTTPGRQTITASTVLGSGSATLTQDGVRPVELVAPSVGIDVPVVDVGVTPQGAMEAPQGPAGDLSWHRAFWLRTTSVPGRPGTATLSGHLDDREGRPAAFWALSRLSPGALVTTRLSSGESVRFRVTDVHVYTDEEAGSPAVSARFYGGPGDGRSRGQAHLSLMTCTGSFRGDRGYDHRFVAFADRVDP
- a CDS encoding excisionase family DNA-binding protein, which gives rise to MDGADRDALSVGQAAELCRLGRSTIRRAVREGMLAGWRTSGGHLRVRRSDCVAFARSLGQVAVVPSEPSPPAPERGVH
- a CDS encoding winged helix-turn-helix domain-containing protein yields the protein MSSARAAQSRDHVIGPLGGPIQLGEFTVDGSQLMVERNGQASWFTPAEWRLLCVFLRHPGAVMTREELAQHAWDVTDPERRSTVDVYISRIRRKLEFDGAGSGDGGGPRLIQTVRHRGYRLVADAGEVAGEVAGESEDSAAG
- a CDS encoding winged helix-turn-helix domain-containing protein — translated: MAVSRPNKRRRVTPAAEDGDSREPARARALADATARISDQSGRLAGEEAVGATAEDAAHWIAVYSELLAFKAELLEITARRRSSMSEDARGEAEADGVVIGAQADKYTRRLQEWRAQVTTMAPAGPGTPALAVFVEGRARTFGHLLIDPWRRTVKNGGRPLQLTPGEWRLLRVFLEHPGQTVSRAQLAGGAGDDGFDSELGRVAVYVSRLRRKLETAEGGAPLIETVRGAGYRLTLPPETGDPLSA